The following proteins are co-located in the Sporosarcina pasteurii genome:
- a CDS encoding ABC transporter permease — protein sequence MLNLLTAEKIKLRRSKKLMIALIILCVLPIIQVVNSYWSVSYGDELIQKIDTVVNGATGILMIKKNGLTVLLVMSAFISFFIGEEFQHGTIRNALSLGRSRTHYYVSKLIVAALVSLAGVIVMTILGMVGFTIAFGFGGVDEMNHYVSYALKAFSTLYTLVLANVSVYVAIGFITKNSSFTLIWSFIYTIATGFLPGIFQHTTHLKQVMFWFTETFMFYFNFATPEDVARFPEMIVVSLVTIVLSSAVGIWMFNRTDIK from the coding sequence ATGCTTAATCTACTTACAGCGGAAAAAATTAAATTAAGACGTAGCAAAAAACTAATGATTGCCTTAATTATTTTATGCGTACTTCCAATCATACAAGTCGTGAATAGTTACTGGAGCGTAAGTTATGGAGACGAACTCATTCAAAAAATTGATACTGTAGTAAATGGCGCAACAGGTATTCTTATGATTAAGAAAAACGGATTAACAGTATTACTTGTCATGAGTGCTTTTATCAGCTTCTTTATTGGAGAAGAATTTCAACACGGAACGATCCGAAACGCATTGTCCCTAGGTCGCAGTCGTACACATTATTATGTTTCAAAACTAATTGTCGCTGCTTTAGTCTCTTTGGCTGGCGTAATTGTTATGACGATTCTTGGAATGGTTGGCTTTACAATTGCATTTGGCTTTGGCGGTGTTGATGAAATGAATCACTATGTCAGTTATGCGCTAAAAGCATTTAGTACGCTTTATACGTTGGTTTTGGCTAACGTCTCTGTATATGTAGCAATCGGTTTTATAACCAAAAATAGCAGCTTCACGTTAATCTGGAGCTTTATTTACACGATTGCAACAGGGTTTCTACCTGGGATATTTCAGCATACGACACATTTAAAACAAGTTATGTTTTGGTTTACGGAAACATTTATGTTTTATTTTAATTTTGCTACACCAGAAGATGTCGCAAGGTTTCCTGAGATGATTGTCGTTAGCCTCGTCACAATTGTGCTATCATCTGCAGTAGGAATCTGGATGTTTAATCGAACAGATATTAAGTGA
- a CDS encoding response regulator transcription factor, whose amino-acid sequence MSTILIIEDDGAIHSLIKEALTIQGFQTVSAYSGTEGQLLFEQNQVDIILLDLMLPGMDGEELLREIRNHSAIPVIVISAKNDQASKLELLMNGADDYVTKPFDIKELIARINIQLRHAAKAVHSELEEISYKDIRVNLDTREVKVNDEIIHLTGREYAILLLFLENPQKVFSRANIYESVWNEPFFDSDQTINMHISNLRRKMNVQGANYIKTIWGIGFKFD is encoded by the coding sequence ATGTCAACGATATTAATTATAGAAGACGATGGCGCAATTCATTCGCTGATTAAAGAAGCGTTAACGATACAAGGCTTTCAAACAGTCAGCGCATACTCCGGAACTGAAGGGCAATTATTATTCGAACAAAATCAGGTCGATATTATCTTGTTAGATTTAATGTTGCCGGGAATGGACGGAGAAGAATTATTGCGCGAAATTCGTAATCACTCAGCGATTCCAGTCATCGTAATTTCCGCGAAAAATGATCAAGCGTCTAAATTGGAACTTTTGATGAATGGGGCAGATGATTACGTTACAAAACCATTTGATATTAAAGAACTCATAGCAAGAATCAATATACAGCTGCGCCATGCTGCGAAGGCAGTCCATAGTGAGCTTGAAGAGATATCCTATAAGGATATTCGGGTAAACTTGGATACAAGAGAAGTGAAAGTAAATGATGAGATCATTCATCTAACTGGGCGGGAATATGCGATTCTTCTCTTGTTTCTAGAGAATCCTCAAAAAGTATTCAGCCGTGCGAATATTTATGAAAGTGTTTGGAATGAACCGTTTTTTGATAGTGACCAAACCATCAATATGCATATTAGTAATTTACGACGTAAAATGAATGTACAAGGTGCAAACTATATTAAAACAATCTGGGGCATAGGCTTCAAATTTGATTAA
- a CDS encoding sensor histidine kinase KdpD → MWGWLFGFLTLALLFYIYFLKRELRKLTSKMKEIPIRSSYGGRLSLDFREKALMELVDELNQMIDAFEEKNLRAKQMEENVKLSIAGLSHDLRTPLTSINGYVQLLNDTTDETKRKHYIQIIEHSVERLIVMTDYFYDLARIEANEKEMKLSSVSLPNLVEEIFLSYYEQIAEQHIELQFPEQPGDRQVIADEFLLARVVQNVVQNILRYAKSKALICYEQEGNYILLTAKNDIKPDSQVEAEKVFMRFYTEVTSRTNTETSGLGLYLSKKLVEKMGGTMDAELSEYWFILHIKLPTKGN, encoded by the coding sequence ATGTGGGGATGGCTATTTGGTTTCCTAACGTTAGCGCTCCTTTTTTATATTTATTTTTTAAAACGAGAACTGCGGAAGTTGACGAGCAAAATGAAAGAAATACCTATTCGTTCAAGTTATGGCGGAAGGTTATCATTAGATTTTCGGGAGAAAGCATTAATGGAATTAGTTGATGAATTAAATCAAATGATTGATGCTTTTGAGGAAAAAAATTTACGAGCGAAACAGATGGAAGAGAATGTGAAATTATCAATCGCTGGGCTGTCACATGATTTAAGGACGCCCCTCACGTCAATTAATGGTTATGTTCAACTTTTAAATGACACGACAGATGAGACGAAAAGAAAGCATTACATCCAAATCATTGAACACTCAGTGGAACGTTTAATCGTAATGACGGATTACTTCTATGATTTAGCGCGCATCGAAGCGAATGAAAAAGAGATGAAGTTATCTTCCGTTTCTCTTCCGAATTTAGTAGAAGAAATCTTTTTATCTTACTATGAACAAATTGCAGAACAGCATATTGAACTTCAATTTCCTGAGCAACCGGGAGACCGTCAAGTGATTGCTGACGAATTCTTGTTAGCACGGGTCGTACAAAATGTTGTCCAAAACATTTTGCGTTATGCGAAAAGCAAAGCATTGATTTGTTATGAGCAAGAAGGGAATTACATACTTCTCACAGCGAAAAACGATATAAAACCGGATAGTCAAGTGGAAGCGGAAAAGGTTTTTATGCGTTTCTATACAGAAGTGACGAGTAGAACGAACACCGAAACGAGTGGATTAGGCCTGTATTTATCTAAAAAGTTAGTTGAAAAGATGGGCGGAACAATGGATGCCGAATTGAGTGAGTATTGGTTTATACTTCACATTAAACTTCCTACTAAGGGGAATTGA
- a CDS encoding DNA topoisomerase III — MSKSLVLAEKPSVARDIARVLGCHKNGNGFIEGTKYIVTWALGHLVTHADPEGYGKQYKEWKLEHLPIVPDPFKIVPIRQTTKQLNAVKAQLRRNDVNEIIIATDAGREGELVARWILEQAKSRKPVKRLWISSVTDKAIKDGFKSLKPGRQYEHLYEAAVARAEADWVVGINATRALTVKYNAQLSTGRVQTPTLAMIAEREQQINEFKPKAYYGLQAITEGATFTWADSSGQTRSFDKTFIENKLTKLDAIHNGEVTEVKTAPKSQPAPQLFDLTALQQEAHRRWSWSAKETLSTLQNLYERHKVVTYPRTDSKHLSSDMRDTLIDRIKAVDIALFRKATNMILRKGTPRPQKGVIDDKRVSDHHAIIPTEETPILQNLSDKEQRLYELIVNRFLAVFLGPFRYDQVTVDLAVGSETFKARGRTVTDEGWKKVYDFDEEDTSTLPSFTKGQEVKVRAVTMTEGKTNPPARFNEGTLLAAMENPTQFMQGESKALIQTIGETGGLGTVATRADVIERLFKTFVIEKKGNDIYTTSKGRQLLKLVPEDLKSPALTAEWEQKLTKIANGQMKKSVFMKDMIQFARDAVSEIKNDDQKFRHDNVTGRACPDCGKLLLEVNGKRGKMHVCQDRECGYRRSISRQTNARCPQCKKRLELRGEGEGQIFVCSCGHRERLSAFEKRRKASGGKRANKRDVQKYMKKQEEPENTAMADALKKLFEK, encoded by the coding sequence ATGTCAAAATCACTTGTATTAGCTGAAAAACCATCCGTGGCACGGGATATTGCGCGTGTGCTCGGTTGTCATAAAAATGGTAATGGATTTATTGAAGGAACAAAATATATTGTCACATGGGCACTTGGGCATCTTGTGACACATGCAGATCCGGAAGGGTACGGGAAACAATATAAAGAATGGAAACTGGAGCATTTACCAATTGTGCCGGACCCATTTAAAATTGTGCCAATCCGTCAAACGACAAAACAATTAAATGCGGTAAAAGCGCAGTTGCGTAGAAATGATGTAAATGAAATTATTATCGCAACGGACGCCGGACGGGAAGGGGAACTAGTCGCCCGCTGGATTTTAGAACAAGCGAAAAGTCGTAAGCCTGTGAAACGTTTATGGATTTCATCCGTGACAGATAAAGCGATTAAAGATGGATTCAAAAGTTTAAAGCCAGGTCGTCAATATGAACATCTATATGAAGCAGCGGTTGCCCGTGCAGAAGCGGACTGGGTTGTTGGGATTAATGCGACACGCGCGCTTACGGTGAAATATAATGCACAATTATCAACAGGACGTGTGCAAACACCGACACTTGCAATGATTGCAGAACGTGAACAGCAAATTAATGAATTTAAACCGAAAGCTTATTACGGTTTACAAGCGATTACCGAAGGCGCAACATTTACATGGGCGGATTCATCAGGTCAAACGCGCTCTTTTGACAAAACTTTCATTGAGAATAAACTGACGAAATTGGATGCGATTCACAACGGGGAAGTAACAGAAGTGAAAACAGCACCGAAGTCACAACCTGCTCCACAACTATTTGATTTAACGGCACTTCAACAAGAAGCCCATCGCCGTTGGTCATGGTCGGCAAAGGAAACATTATCAACACTTCAAAATCTATATGAACGACATAAAGTTGTGACGTATCCGCGTACTGATTCAAAGCACTTATCATCCGATATGAGGGATACGTTAATTGACCGTATTAAAGCAGTCGATATTGCGCTGTTTAGAAAAGCGACGAATATGATCCTTCGTAAAGGAACGCCAAGACCGCAAAAAGGTGTGATTGATGATAAGCGTGTGTCGGATCACCATGCAATTATTCCGACTGAGGAAACACCGATTTTACAAAATTTATCTGATAAAGAACAACGTTTATATGAGTTAATTGTCAACCGATTTCTTGCTGTCTTTCTTGGTCCGTTTCGTTATGACCAAGTAACAGTTGACCTTGCTGTTGGTAGTGAAACGTTTAAGGCGAGAGGTCGTACTGTAACAGATGAAGGATGGAAAAAAGTATATGACTTTGATGAAGAAGATACTTCAACATTGCCTTCATTTACAAAGGGGCAAGAAGTAAAAGTCCGAGCAGTAACGATGACGGAAGGAAAGACAAATCCCCCGGCTCGATTTAACGAAGGAACGCTTTTAGCGGCAATGGAAAACCCAACGCAATTTATGCAAGGTGAGTCGAAGGCGTTAATTCAAACGATTGGCGAAACTGGCGGACTTGGCACAGTTGCAACACGTGCCGATGTCATTGAAAGGCTGTTTAAAACATTTGTCATTGAGAAAAAAGGCAATGATATCTATACCACTTCCAAAGGTCGCCAACTGTTAAAACTTGTACCCGAAGACTTGAAGTCACCTGCACTGACGGCTGAATGGGAACAAAAATTAACGAAAATCGCGAATGGTCAAATGAAAAAATCCGTTTTCATGAAAGATATGATTCAATTTGCGAGAGATGCTGTTAGTGAAATAAAAAATGATGATCAAAAGTTTAGGCATGATAACGTGACAGGGCGCGCATGTCCGGATTGTGGAAAACTATTGTTAGAAGTAAACGGAAAGCGCGGTAAAATGCATGTTTGTCAAGATAGAGAATGTGGTTACCGACGCAGTATTTCGCGACAAACCAATGCGAGATGTCCGCAATGTAAAAAACGTCTGGAGCTACGCGGAGAAGGAGAAGGGCAAATCTTTGTTTGTTCGTGTGGGCATCGTGAGCGACTATCTGCATTTGAAAAACGCCGAAAAGCCTCTGGTGGCAAGCGTGCAAATAAGCGAGATGTTCAAAAATATATGAAGAAACAAGAAGAGCCCGAAAATACAGCGATGGCGGATGCGCTAAAAAAGTTATTTGAAAAATAA
- the ybaK gene encoding Cys-tRNA(Pro) deacylase — protein sequence MGKSNKTVKTNAVRILEREGIDFTLIAYDISDDLIDGVSVAEKTGQAVETVYKTLVTKAADKSLYVFLIPVALELDLKKAAKAAGVKKLDMLPLKDLTKETGYIRGGCSPVGMKRDFPTIIDESATSLNKIVVSAGKPGLQMTLCPTDLVAMTQAKVFDVCK from the coding sequence ATGGGGAAATCTAATAAAACGGTTAAAACGAATGCTGTTCGAATTCTTGAACGAGAAGGGATTGACTTTACGTTAATTGCATATGACATTAGTGATGATTTAATTGATGGTGTTTCCGTTGCGGAAAAAACTGGGCAAGCGGTGGAAACCGTTTATAAAACACTCGTTACGAAGGCTGCAGACAAAAGTTTGTATGTATTTTTAATTCCAGTTGCATTAGAACTTGATTTGAAAAAAGCGGCAAAGGCAGCTGGAGTGAAAAAACTGGATATGCTACCGTTAAAAGATTTAACAAAAGAAACGGGCTATATTAGAGGAGGTTGCTCACCTGTAGGCATGAAGCGAGACTTTCCAACAATTATTGATGAGTCCGCTACTTCGCTGAATAAAATTGTAGTGAGTGCTGGTAAACCGGGATTGCAAATGACTCTCTGTCCAACCGATCTAGTAGCCATGACTCAAGCGAAAGTTTTTGATGTCTGTAAATAA
- a CDS encoding YitT family protein, translating into MRKTEMWRWIFYLGGLIIVALGISMTIKGYKLGIGPWDVFHVGLYKNFGLTIGTWSILTGLAIIGGTAIFLREWPKIGTWLNMLLLGIFIDVFNWLIPDYESLIAQTILFVVGVVVMGYGAGAYMSPNIGAGPRDSLMLVFVEKFGGSIKRIRTIIEVAVAAIGWLLGGPVGVGTVIIAFLIGQFVHYTLPQAKALLLKITGQTEEEILW; encoded by the coding sequence ATGCGGAAAACAGAAATGTGGAGATGGATTTTTTATCTCGGCGGATTAATTATCGTCGCCCTTGGAATTTCGATGACGATTAAAGGGTATAAACTGGGAATTGGTCCTTGGGATGTGTTCCACGTTGGTTTATATAAAAATTTTGGGTTAACTATCGGGACCTGGAGTATTTTAACAGGACTCGCAATCATAGGCGGTACTGCGATCTTTTTAAGAGAATGGCCTAAAATTGGCACGTGGTTAAACATGCTTCTGCTCGGAATCTTTATTGATGTCTTTAATTGGTTAATTCCGGATTATGAATCACTGATTGCACAAACGATTCTCTTTGTAGTAGGTGTGGTGGTAATGGGTTATGGTGCCGGCGCTTATATGTCACCAAATATTGGTGCAGGTCCCCGAGACTCCCTAATGCTCGTTTTCGTTGAGAAGTTTGGTGGCAGTATTAAAAGAATTCGAACAATCATTGAAGTTGCTGTTGCTGCAATCGGTTGGCTTCTAGGCGGACCAGTTGGGGTTGGAACGGTAATCATTGCGTTTTTAATTGGTCAATTCGTTCATTATACATTGCCTCAAGCAAAAGCTTTATTGTTAAAAATTACAGGACAAACGGAAGAAGAGATTTTGTGGTAA
- a CDS encoding glycine C-acetyltransferase, which yields MSKILDKFLNENLEELRNAGLYNEIDPVEGPNGPTIKIGGKELINLSSNNYLGLATDEDLKVLAKEATDKYGVGAGAVRTINGTLDIHVELEKKIAEFKGTEAAISYQSGFNCNMAAISAVMNKQDAILSDELNHASIIDGCRLSGAKIIRVKHQDMDDLRAKAKEATESGEYGKVMYITDGVFSMDGNVANLPEIVEIAKEFDLITYVDDAHGSGVMGKGKGTVKHFGLEKEIDMQMGTLSKAVGVVGGYVAGKQNLIDWLKVRSRPFLFSTAVTPADVAATQGALQKIMDSTELHDKLWENGDYLKAGLKKLGFDIGQSETPITPCIIGEEKLAQKFSKRLMEEGVYAKAIVFPTVPRGTGRVRNMPTAAHTKEMLDEALAIYEKVGKELGILK from the coding sequence TTGTCAAAAATTCTAGATAAATTTTTAAATGAAAATTTAGAAGAACTGCGTAATGCAGGCCTTTACAATGAAATCGATCCAGTTGAAGGTCCAAATGGTCCAACGATTAAAATTGGTGGAAAAGAGTTAATTAACTTATCTTCAAATAACTATTTAGGTCTTGCAACGGACGAAGATTTGAAAGTGCTCGCAAAAGAAGCAACAGATAAATACGGCGTCGGCGCTGGCGCGGTTCGAACAATTAACGGAACGCTTGATATTCACGTTGAACTTGAAAAGAAAATTGCAGAATTTAAAGGAACGGAAGCGGCAATTTCTTACCAATCAGGTTTTAACTGTAATATGGCTGCCATTTCTGCGGTGATGAATAAACAAGATGCAATTCTTTCTGATGAACTTAATCACGCATCAATCATCGACGGTTGCCGGCTATCCGGTGCAAAAATTATCCGTGTGAAGCATCAAGATATGGATGATTTACGTGCAAAAGCGAAAGAAGCAACTGAATCTGGCGAGTATGGAAAAGTAATGTACATTACAGATGGCGTGTTTTCAATGGATGGAAACGTCGCAAACCTACCAGAAATCGTAGAAATTGCAAAAGAATTTGACCTTATCACCTATGTAGACGATGCACACGGTTCGGGGGTTATGGGGAAAGGAAAGGGAACTGTAAAGCATTTTGGGCTTGAAAAAGAAATCGATATGCAAATGGGGACACTTTCAAAAGCAGTTGGGGTTGTTGGCGGCTATGTAGCTGGTAAACAAAACCTAATTGACTGGTTGAAAGTACGTTCTCGTCCATTCCTATTCTCAACGGCAGTAACACCAGCGGACGTTGCAGCTACGCAAGGTGCGCTCCAAAAGATTATGGATTCTACAGAACTCCATGACAAACTTTGGGAAAACGGCGACTACTTAAAAGCAGGTCTGAAAAAACTAGGCTTTGATATTGGTCAATCAGAAACACCAATTACACCATGTATCATTGGTGAAGAAAAGTTGGCACAGAAATTCTCAAAACGTCTCATGGAAGAAGGCGTTTATGCAAAGGCAATCGTATTCCCAACCGTCCCAAGAGGAACTGGGCGCGTACGAAATATGCCAACTGCTGCGCATACGAAAGAAATGCTAGATGAAGCATTAGCGATTTATGAAAAAGTAGGGAAAGAACTAGGGATCCTTAAGTAA
- a CDS encoding L-threonine 3-dehydrogenase, with product MKKIMVTGALGQIGSELIMKLRSEYGADNVLATDIRHVASNVTESGPFEILDVTDAKGMHKIAQDFGADTMMHMAALLSATAEKNPVFAWNLNMGGLLNALEVSRELNLQFFTPSSIGAFGPSTPKKNTPQDTLQRPTTMYGVNKVSGELLCDYYYERFGLDTRGVRFPGLISNVAKPGGGTTDYAVDIYYKALEEGKYTSYIAEGTYMDMMYMPDALQAIVDLLEADPAKLKHRNAFNVTAMSFEPSQIAAAIQKEIPTFEIAYEVDPVRQAIADSWPDAIDPSAAIEEWGFKAKYDLDKMTVDMLEKLKVKLGK from the coding sequence ATGAAGAAAATAATGGTGACAGGTGCACTTGGGCAAATTGGTTCGGAGTTAATAATGAAATTGCGTTCTGAATACGGTGCTGACAATGTTTTAGCGACGGATATTCGACATGTAGCATCAAATGTAACGGAATCAGGTCCTTTTGAAATTTTAGACGTAACGGATGCGAAGGGCATGCATAAAATAGCGCAGGACTTCGGTGCTGATACAATGATGCATATGGCGGCACTATTATCTGCGACCGCCGAGAAAAACCCAGTATTTGCGTGGAATTTAAATATGGGTGGACTCTTGAATGCTTTAGAAGTCTCCCGCGAATTAAATTTACAATTTTTCACGCCTAGCTCAATTGGCGCATTTGGTCCATCTACGCCGAAAAAGAATACACCTCAAGATACCTTACAGCGTCCAACGACAATGTACGGCGTGAATAAAGTATCTGGTGAGTTACTCTGTGATTATTACTACGAAAGATTTGGTTTGGATACGCGTGGGGTTCGTTTCCCAGGGCTGATTTCAAATGTTGCGAAACCAGGTGGCGGAACGACAGATTATGCTGTAGATATTTATTATAAAGCGCTTGAAGAAGGAAAGTATACTTCTTATATTGCGGAAGGTACCTACATGGATATGATGTATATGCCAGATGCTTTACAAGCAATCGTCGATTTATTGGAAGCAGATCCTGCTAAACTGAAGCATCGAAACGCATTTAACGTTACAGCAATGAGTTTCGAACCGAGCCAAATTGCAGCTGCTATTCAGAAAGAAATTCCGACTTTTGAAATCGCTTATGAAGTCGATCCAGTTCGCCAAGCGATTGCAGATAGTTGGCCAGACGCCATCGACCCATCGGCAGCTATTGAAGAATGGGGATTTAAAGCAAAATATGACCTCGATAAGATGACGGTCGATATGTTAGAAAAATTAAAAGTAAAATTGGGCAAATAA
- a CDS encoding YjiH family protein — MKKHSLSTWLSFIIPSLIGVILFMVPLKLTGDWKVPIATLADILSSFVAPIMPWTATIALIIAAIGSILFLFINTDGKETNFWVNLFNVSLFWVITRVIGAIFAILVVLQIGPEAIWNENTGGLLLSEDGLVTFLFTIFLFAGLLLPLLLNFGLLEFFGTMMVKVMRPLFKLPGRSAIDALTSWIGDGTIGVLLTSKQYEEGHYTKKEAAIIGTTFSVVSITFSIVIIEEVGLGSYFLPFYGTVIFTGLILAFIMPRIYPLGNKEDEYIDGRPFTGDEEKLPEGYSSISHGLENALTKAEANRSFTRTVSEGFKNVLDMWLGVIPVVMAFGTIALVLAEYTSVFTFLGKPFEPILAVLNIPQAADAAQLMVVGFTDMFLPAILANGLITSELTLFVVATISVTQLIFMAEVGGLLLGSKIPVNFLDLVIIFLLRTLIALPIVAGIAHLLF, encoded by the coding sequence TTGAAAAAACATAGTCTATCAACTTGGTTATCGTTTATCATCCCCTCTTTAATCGGGGTTATCTTATTTATGGTTCCTTTAAAGCTCACAGGCGATTGGAAAGTACCTATTGCAACGCTAGCAGACATCTTATCCAGTTTTGTCGCTCCAATCATGCCATGGACAGCAACAATTGCGTTAATCATTGCTGCGATTGGTTCTATCCTGTTTTTATTTATCAATACAGATGGAAAAGAGACAAATTTCTGGGTGAACTTATTCAACGTTTCCCTGTTTTGGGTAATTACACGTGTTATTGGCGCCATTTTCGCTATACTGGTTGTCCTTCAAATTGGACCAGAAGCAATTTGGAATGAAAATACAGGAGGTCTCCTACTTAGCGAAGACGGTCTTGTTACATTCCTCTTTACGATCTTCTTATTTGCAGGTTTATTATTACCACTTCTATTAAACTTTGGATTACTTGAGTTTTTTGGAACGATGATGGTAAAAGTCATGCGTCCGCTGTTCAAACTGCCAGGTCGTTCTGCGATCGACGCGTTAACTTCTTGGATTGGCGACGGAACAATTGGGGTTTTATTAACAAGTAAACAATATGAAGAAGGTCATTACACGAAAAAAGAAGCCGCTATTATTGGAACAACATTTTCAGTAGTTTCTATCACATTTTCTATTGTAATTATTGAAGAAGTAGGGCTCGGATCCTATTTCCTACCTTTCTACGGAACAGTCATTTTTACCGGGCTAATTCTAGCATTCATCATGCCAAGAATTTACCCACTTGGAAATAAAGAAGATGAATACATCGATGGACGCCCTTTTACTGGCGATGAAGAAAAGCTTCCTGAAGGGTATAGTTCAATTTCACACGGATTAGAAAATGCTTTGACGAAAGCAGAAGCAAACCGTTCATTCACTCGAACGGTTTCAGAAGGATTTAAAAACGTACTTGATATGTGGCTAGGGGTTATTCCAGTCGTTATGGCTTTTGGTACCATCGCACTTGTGTTAGCTGAATATACTTCCGTATTTACGTTTTTAGGTAAACCTTTTGAGCCGATTCTTGCGGTGTTGAATATTCCACAAGCTGCAGATGCAGCACAACTGATGGTTGTTGGATTTACGGATATGTTCCTCCCTGCGATTTTGGCAAATGGACTGATTACGTCTGAATTAACACTATTCGTTGTCGCAACTATTTCAGTTACCCAATTAATATTCATGGCTGAAGTCGGTGGACTCCTATTAGGCTCTAAAATCCCGGTGAATTTCCTTGATTTAGTGATCATTTTCCTATTACGTACACTAATCGCTTTACCGATTGTTGCCGGTATTGCCCATTTATTATTCTAA
- the bshB2 gene encoding bacillithiol biosynthesis deacetylase BshB2 — MIEKERHVLIILPHPDDEAFGISGSIAAYRKMGVPVTYACLTLGEMGRNLGNPQFATRETLPEIRKTELLKACEAMGLDDLRMMGLRDKTLEFEDDEDMVKLVESLIEETNPSLVISFYPGFSVHPDHEATARAVVRAIRRMKEEERPKLYAVAFANNTKEILGTPDIIHDVEETVDQKLAALKAHISQTVWMMKETEAKLAQNDPEMIKWLRYERFYSYKWHADFE; from the coding sequence ATGATTGAAAAAGAACGCCACGTGCTCATCATCCTGCCTCACCCAGACGATGAAGCGTTCGGCATTTCCGGTTCTATTGCAGCCTATCGTAAAATGGGTGTTCCTGTGACGTATGCATGTCTCACATTAGGAGAGATGGGCCGTAATCTAGGAAATCCACAGTTTGCCACCCGCGAAACGTTACCGGAAATTCGTAAAACCGAGCTACTCAAAGCTTGTGAAGCAATGGGACTAGACGACTTACGTATGATGGGACTTCGCGATAAAACACTTGAATTCGAAGATGACGAAGACATGGTTAAACTTGTTGAATCGTTAATTGAGGAGACAAACCCTTCCCTTGTCATTTCATTTTATCCCGGATTCTCTGTTCATCCAGATCACGAAGCAACTGCTCGCGCTGTCGTTCGTGCGATTCGACGAATGAAAGAAGAAGAAAGACCAAAGCTTTATGCGGTCGCCTTCGCAAATAATACGAAAGAAATTCTTGGCACGCCAGACATCATTCATGACGTAGAAGAAACGGTGGACCAGAAATTAGCCGCATTAAAAGCCCACATTTCTCAAACCGTTTGGATGATGAAAGAAACTGAAGCGAAACTTGCACAAAACGATCCTGAAATGATTAAATGGTTACGTTATGAGCGTTTCTATTCCTATAAATGGCATGCAGACTTTGAATAA